Within the Legionella pneumophila subsp. pneumophila str. Philadelphia 1 genome, the region CTTATCAATATAATTGCAAACACGCCGCAGCTTGTCTTTTTGCATTAAGAGACAGAGAAAAAATAAACCTGCAGTCACTGCCTTCTAACAAACTAGATCGAAAATTAGATGTTTGGTTAAAAAATTTACGAGCACAAGAAGCATCAGAAATAAAAAGAGAAGAGGCGACACACCATCTGACTTATTTGATTGATTTAAAGCTTCGGGGTTATGAGCACAAAGTAAGCATTAAATTAGCTTTGGCCAAACTATTAAAACGTGGCGGTTACGGGAAAAAAATAATCTTTAATACTCTGGCTAATTCAAAAAAACAACATTTTATGGGTGATGATAATGACATTGTGGCTCAATTGTTATTTAAATGTAATGTATCCGGTTGGTTTGATAATCTTTTGATTCGGAATACAGAGCTTCTTGATAAGATCATTGCAACCGGAAGAGCTTTTTTTATTGAAAATGAGGATACCCCTATAAAAAAGGGAGAGACTTTGACTGGTGAATGCCAGTGGATTTTATCCTGGAATGGCAATCAGATTTTAAAATTAAGGCATGATAATCAGAATATTGAGCCATTATTATTGGATGAAAGTTGGTATTTTGATATTAAAAATGTGGTAATGGGTCACTTAAACTCTCCTTATCCTATCAAGCAGCTTCGTCATTTGTTGGATGCACCACCTATTCCTCTTGAACAAGCCGAGTTATTGGCTAAAAAAATGTCTAAAAATTGCCCTGAATTTCCCATGCCCAATGTGTTTAATCAAAAGGAAACGAAACAATTAAAACCAATTCCTGTGTTAATTCTCGATGCGGTTACCGAACAGGAAGAACACAGGTGGATTGATGACGGAGAGGAAAATAATTCTCTTTATATAGCAAAAGTCTTTTTTGATTATGAAGGATTGCTTGTTCCCTTTGCGGAAGAGTGTGAAAAAGTGGTGTCTTTAAAAGGAGATGTATTAGTTGAATACCAACGTGATAAGGAATTTGAAGATTTAAAAATTCAAGAGTTGAGAAATTCAATTGATTTGAGGCCATATCATCAATGGGAAAAATACCATTGGAATTTACCCGACCACTCTTTTTTTATTTTAAAAGATGTGCAAATTGTTTCAGACTTGGAAAGTCTTTATCAGCAATCGTTACCTTATTTAAAAGACCATGGATGGCGTATAGAGTTTGCAAGCCCGTTTTATCAAGAGATTGTTTCTGCTGATGAAGTGGAATGGTATTCCGATATTCAGGAAAGTACGACCGATTTTTTTTCCTATCAATTGGGTATTTTGGTTGAAGGCAAGCCAGTGAGTATTGTGCCGCTGGTTGCGGATTTGATTCAACGTTACAAAGGGAATGATTTAGATAATTTACCTGATGAGCAGCTGGTTAAACTCCCATTGTTGGATGGTCGTTTATTGCAATTGCCCATGGGGCGAATTAAGCCATTGGTCCGTTTGTTATTACAGTTTGGCTTGCGCCAAATCGATCAGAATCTGCAATTACAGATTAATAAATATCAACTGGTGTTAATGCAGGAAGTTGAATTGGCTATTGCTGCAACCAAATCACGTTGGCAAGGTGCTGAATCATTAAGAGAAGAATTAAGGAAGCTGGTCAGATTAAATGATCTGCCAGAAATAAAGATTCCGTCTGGCCTTCAAGCTCATTTGAGGGATTATCAACACTATGGGTTAAATTGGTTACAATTTTTGCGGGTCAGTCGTTTTAATGGCGTATTAGCGGATGATATGGGACTTGGCAAAACAGTGCAGACTCTCGCCCATTTACAATATGAGAAAGAACAATCAAGATTACATAAAGCCAGTTTAATCATAGCTCCCACCAGTCTTGTTGGTAATTGGTTTGCCGAGGCCAAGCGATTTACGCCAGAGATCAGAGTATTGATTTACCATGGAAGTGATAGACATCAGGACAATTTTGATGATTATGATTTAATTATTTCTACCTACGGATTAATTCACAGGGACAAAGAAAAATTTGTTGGTTACCCCTTTTATTATCTCATTTTGGACGAAGCGCAATTCATTAAGAATGCACGGACAAAAACAACACAAATCATTCAACAATTAAAGGCTTCACACCGTTTATGTCTTACTGGAACTCCACTAGAGAATAATTTAGGCGAACTCTGGTCTTTATTTCATTTTCTAATGCCCGGGCTATTGGGTGATGCAAAGCAATTCAGGCTTTGGTTCAGAACGCCTATAGAAAAATATGCCGATATGGGAAGAAGGGATTTGTTAGCAAAAAGAGTGCAACCTTTTTTACTGCGCCGAACCAAAAATCAGGTAGCCAATGAACTCCCGCCCAAAACGGAAATAACTCGTACTATAGAGTTGGTTGGTGCTCAGCGGGATCTTTATGAGGCTATCCGCATGAGCATGGAAAAAAAGGTGAGAGATGCCATAGCAAGGCAAGGATTGGGGAAAAGTCAT harbors:
- a CDS encoding DEAD/DEAH box helicase; amino-acid sequence: MLNEAISKMPEAFEAKILLRGEEYFQKGQVLNIRLSDGLLKGRVKGSASQIYDIHMDLKSWPAKPSRCSCAYQYNCKHAAACLFALRDREKINLQSLPSNKLDRKLDVWLKNLRAQEASEIKREEATHHLTYLIDLKLRGYEHKVSIKLALAKLLKRGGYGKKIIFNTLANSKKQHFMGDDNDIVAQLLFKCNVSGWFDNLLIRNTELLDKIIATGRAFFIENEDTPIKKGETLTGECQWILSWNGNQILKLRHDNQNIEPLLLDESWYFDIKNVVMGHLNSPYPIKQLRHLLDAPPIPLEQAELLAKKMSKNCPEFPMPNVFNQKETKQLKPIPVLILDAVTEQEEHRWIDDGEENNSLYIAKVFFDYEGLLVPFAEECEKVVSLKGDVLVEYQRDKEFEDLKIQELRNSIDLRPYHQWEKYHWNLPDHSFFILKDVQIVSDLESLYQQSLPYLKDHGWRIEFASPFYQEIVSADEVEWYSDIQESTTDFFSYQLGILVEGKPVSIVPLVADLIQRYKGNDLDNLPDEQLVKLPLLDGRLLQLPMGRIKPLVRLLLQFGLRQIDQNLQLQINKYQLVLMQEVELAIAATKSRWQGAESLREELRKLVRLNDLPEIKIPSGLQAHLRDYQHYGLNWLQFLRVSRFNGVLADDMGLGKTVQTLAHLQYEKEQSRLHKASLIIAPTSLVGNWFAEAKRFTPEIRVLIYHGSDRHQDNFDDYDLIISTYGLIHRDKEKFVGYPFYYLILDEAQFIKNARTKTTQIIQQLKASHRLCLTGTPLENNLGELWSLFHFLMPGLLGDAKQFRLWFRTPIEKYADMGRRDLLAKRVQPFLLRRTKNQVANELPPKTEITRTIELVGAQRDLYEAIRMSMEKKVRDAIARQGLGKSHILLLDALLKLRQVCCDPRLLSMSEAEIAHGTSCKLDALMELLDNLVEEGRRVLVFSQFTSMLKLIEELLIVRQYDYLKLTGQTQNRQALVDQFQQGDTPIFLISLKAGGTGLNLTRADTVIHYDPWWNPSVEDQATDRTHRIGQESPVFVYKLITSGTVEEAILGMQEKKRQLVEGILSTDASRSMVLSEEDLNQFFMPL